agatagaaaagaaagaagataatgaCATGGTAATCACCACCCAAGGCCTAGGCTGGAATTACCACCAATCCCCACCTGTTGAATCACCACACAACTTGAGGAAGCAAAACTTTCTTTAATTGATAAAACAATGGGGGCTCTATCCAAAGCAGGAATAAGAGTTCTATTCATATAAGACTATCCAATCCTTAACAACCAAGGAAAATAACTActtaatgaaattaaaaaaaaaaaaacattatctGTGATTTATCCGCATCAGAGGGTACATGCCTATATTGGGGTATATGAGATAATTTGGTTCTGGATTTGACAAGCGGCCAATCCAGACATAGACCCATCTGTCCAATGGTTGGAATTGCCACATCCTGCCATGCGGCAGAAATAAGTGGATCACAAATAGAAGCTTTTCTACACTAGACCGTCAAAAGGCAATTTTCCCATTAAAAAATAAGTCGCTTTCTACAATAGAATCTTGGACCGAAATTATCatgatcatagttatcaaggcaacGCCTAGGCGgctgccttgttggtgtcggtTTGAATTTTAGACCCTTtccaacgccatggtcgccttgctaACTATGATCAACTATGATCATGATGATCTCATCAGGGCagtttatttaatataaaaGACACACCTTGAAATGAAATACTATAAGCTACACAttgtgttatatatatataggcactataaatagaaaataaaaaaatgccaTCCTCACCGCATTTTCCTCATCTGGGTCATTCTTGAATACATAGAACAAAGGTGCCAAAACTTCATTCATCCCCTGTACATATCTTATACCTGGATTCAACTTGGCAAACACTATCAATATGATTCTTAGAGCTTCCTGAAAAAAATGAGAACACATTATTAACTTGGCCAAACCAATCATGTCAATACCTGATCTTGTGCCGAATAACTAGACGCTCACCTGATTTGACCTTGCAAAGGAAGAGTCCCCTGAGAAAAAGTGCATGTCTGGATGAGTGCGCTTCACATCACGGTCAATTTGCTCTATGATCTCTGTGTCCTGCGCAATACAATTGTTGACAATGACAATTAGTATAAAAAGGACAATGAAAACAGCATACATGCAATAGACACTGGTCCCAGTGTCTCTGTGTCTAGATTGAATAGAATGCACACCATATATAGCAATAAACAAATGACATCCAAAACATAAAGAACCTGGAAGAATTGATTCCAAATGCTGGTCTTTCCAAGGCTTAATGGATGCTCTCCTTGAGGAATTTCAGATCTCGGAAGCAGGCCTCTACGTTCACATTTTGAATCATCACTTTCAAGACCAGCAGATTTGTCCAACATCCTTGTGATATCTGACTGACTAGCCACAGAAACATTCAGAAAACAAAAACCACAACTCTATAAAGAAAAATGAATACAACTAGACCTATGCAAATGAGCAAAGTTCTATCCTCACATTTAGTTCCTACATGCATTGAACTTCTCTATGGGTCGGTTATTAACAAGAGGATAAGAATATAAACAAAATGGAGATAATTCCACCATTTGCAGTAAGGAACTTGGTAATCATGCAGCCATCCAAGGTATAAACCAGGATGATTCAATTAAAGTGCACCTCCATTATATGTTCTACCAGAGCCTCATACAGATGGTGATACCATATCTGTTCAATCAGGATGAATGTTTACATGCTAGAAGGTCAGGATCATTGAAAATAATGGATTGTGGGGGCTAGGGCTAAAAAGTGAACCAACAACTTACAGGACCTTATTCATGTCCAAGTCGTTCATGTTAAGATCATTTCAATAATCATATTCGTTTAAAACATGTTTCCATGGACCAAAACTAAATAAGTGAATTAATGTTTCCATTATTGTTAAAACAATCGATGAAATCAGATCTTCAGACTGGTAGCAATAACTATGACCGTCAAGATTACTTACAGGATTCACCAGAAGTTCTTCTTTGAAATGCTTGTACTGAGAGCGCTTCTTAGACAGCTCTGTTGCCCACAAGCTGCGATCACACGGCAAATACCCCAGTAGGATCTACCCACCACAAGAAAGCATGGTTATAACCCAAACTTCCTACTTCAACGAAGAAAAAATTGTCCTTTCATTCTGCTTCCTTTCACATTTAAGGCCAATTTCTCTTCCGATCAATTCAAACGTCCGAatcaaactcaaaataaaataatcaattcAAACGTCCGAATCAAACTCAAAACAAGCGAATCAATTCAAAGTCTGAATCAGATTCCATAAATCAAAACCAAAGAGAAACAATGTTTGAAGAAAAAATGAATACCTTCCAAACAGTAGGACGGATTCCAGCCCCATCAGGTATCCCCTGCGATGACAATCTCCGCAACTCGCGCAAATTAATAATCTTCCTCGAGAGCtgatcaaaatccaaaaccaatcaaTAAAGTTGAAACAcagataaaaatttaaattaaacacccaaaagaaagaatcaaACCTCGGCTAAGAGCTGGGACTGGCGAGAAATATCCTCCGCTGAGACACTCGGAGAGCTGCGTTCATCGTCGCGTGCAGAATCTCTAGTTTCCCGGGCAGgcggtttttcttcttctacttcttggGGTTTGGGAGGAGGCTCTGGAATCGGTGGTTCGATGGATGGTTCGGGAACGGTGGAAGGTTTGGCAGAGTATCGGAGGAGACGATCGTCGTTAGCTGGAAGATTTGAAGACCACAGAGAGTTGTTGAGCCACTCTGGTACGCGCTCCTTCACCATTGCCAATTGGTTTGGTTCGTTCTTCACCACTACTCTCTCCATAGCACGAGCATTTCTGAGTCTTCTGACACTCCCTCTGCAATATCTCTAGGGTTTCAGAGTTGCAAGTGTTTCTCAAACTCCGTGTCACCAAACGGGCGACAACATATGAGAGAGAGTGAAAGAGGGAGGGAGGAAATTTTCCTTCTTAATCCATTTTTGTCAATAACCGAGACAGTGAACCAAACAGTTCCCAAGCTCTTAAGAAGAAATGGAGGTGGACTCGAGAACCGGGTTAGACCGGAGTCTGGACGATCTTCTTAATCCTCTTTAAATGATGTTGGTCAAAGTCATCAGACAATTCAACTGGTCCAATTGGTTGGATATATAGACCATTAACTGCTACTACTGGGCAACTGGTCCAACCAGGTGGTCTGATTTGGGCTCTCCATGTCATTGATTAATTATAAAGGGACCCAAGAACCCAACTGTTGTTTAATGAAAGCCCATGGAAGCCTTGTAATGTATTGGATTAGCTAGCGCGGTCCATGTATCCAGATTCGGGTCCTCTCCTGCGAACCCAGCACCCAGGGAGTGTCCATGGAGGCATCCGACTGTGCTGGGCAGTTGGGCACGCCAGGCTCCATGCAAGCACACATCTCCGAGCACTGTTGGATGCCTCCTTGGACACTCCCAGGAAAGGAACCCGATCACATGtatccatggtttaaagtatagATATTGGATCATCCGATACGATCGATATTGCACGGGTTTGAAGGtgatcgataccaatacctagCCATATCggttttgaaaatgaccaatACCCAATTAAACTCCGTACACTAGAACCTTGCATGTATGTGTTGGAAAGAGATTGTTGTTGGTAGGCTCGGGACTCCGAGGGGGAGGCAAtctagattatttattattattgcttttgttttttttctttcttttttaataataatatgaaAGAGGTCAACTGAATTGTTCTTGTTGCTGTTAGTATTGTTTTGAATTTAAGAGATCAGATGTGAAttagaattattttttttcaacatTATGTTACATAACATAATGCATTCTATCATAATTTAAAACATAGTGTGATATCATCCACAAATTCAAagtatttttctttgtaaatttaattttttaattaaagaaaaaccaTAAATTTGATATGATTCATGtcatttttcataaataaatgcAAAGTTacaaacaataaataaaattatgtCATACTCACATGATTTCATTATAAACGTAAGGTTTatcataaataataataataataataataattcaatTAGAGAAAAATACCAGCAAATTTTATGATTTGAGAAAGCCATCGGAGATAAGGTCTAACTTGCAAAATCCAGTTACTTAGTTGACAATCCGCATCGTTGGATTTGAAGAATTCAAAACGGAATCATCTTAAAAGTTTCATGAAAAAGCTTATTAGagatgagagaaaagaaatccGGAATCATGTTTATTAAGggttgatttgtaacaattatGCTCTCAATTCCTTGATTTTAGATGGaataactattttattttttattttatgattttttagagcAAAATCATTGATAGGTAAACTTTCGTTGGAATTGATCTCAAAGTACATTGAGAACAAACTCACCACTTAGTACTCAATTGATAAAAGCACTCAAACTTTTCCAAGTTTAATAACATAAATGCCATTTTCAATcgtttaaacttttttttttaattcttcaaatttcttaACCTTAGataatggaaaaacaaaaatgtaaatgatacatccaatattcaacCATCAAAACACACGACCAGCCACACAacccagccccccccccccggcccattaccgatcccccccccccccccccccccccccccccccccccccccccccccccccccccccagccgGCCGtcgtgcccccccccccccccccccccccccgaaccACGCCTAacccacaccgccatacacagGGGCACCCCCCGGCGGGGATCACCCCCCCCGCAGGCCTCCGGCGGACCGCCACGACCGCTCGCCTCGGAGGGGCCCCTTAACGAgcggccccccccccccccccccccagaccccccccccacccccaaccccccccacccccccccctcgaGACAGCCTTTCGAACCCGCGGCTCGCGTCTCGCCCCCGCCGGGGGCCCCCGGccgcaaccccccccccccccccccacccccacagcCACCAGGGCAGGCGCGCCCCCCCACcctcccaacccccccccccccccccccccccacgacCGTCTCCCCCTCCCGCCCGGGGCGGGCGCGGACTCCCGCGCGCGCCCGTGCCGCCCGCGCCGACCCCGCCCCGGGCCCCCCcccggcccccccccccccacccccccccccccaaacccccccccccccccccagagaACCCCACCCGCAGCCcgaccaccccccccccccccatgacaCTCGACaaaaacaaccccccccccccccccccccccccccgcctccccccccccccaagcccACCCGAAAAAAACCGGACAAGAAAGCACAGGCGCACATTCCTACGACCAcgctcaacccccccccccccccccccccgtgaCCACCCTTGttccgcccccccccccaaccccccattcgtaccccacccccccccaaccccctaATGACCACACACATTAGGcagactccccccccccccccccccccccccccccccgacccCCCCCCACCTCGCTTCGGCACCCCCGGCCCCagggccccccccccccccccaccccccccccccccccccccccccccccccccccccccccccccccccctatgcCTTGTCCTCGAGcgccccccccccacccccccccgcACAGTCAAACAACAAcaccaccaaaaaaacaaacacaaaaaacccccccccccccaccaaaccccccccccccccccccccccccccccgttcACCAGGAGTCCTCGGAGGCGGACGATGACCACCGCAGCCCCACAACAAAAACTGACCGGGACTGAGACCCGGCAAGACCAGGACAGAAGAACTCTagccccccccccaccaccccctCCCAAAACTAACAAAATCGAGGCCAGCCCGGacagaaaaaaccaaaaacgaaccccccccccccccccccccaccccccccccccgcggggaaaggccccccccccccccccccccccccccccccccccaaccccccccaacccccccacaaaccccccccccccccccccccccccccccccccccccccccccccccccccccccccccccccccccccccccccccccccccccccccccccccaagccaCGAACTTAACctaaatattgtctcttccacaaagagaatgggcacgacagaggagtgctatcattgaagaaagagatagaacgCGGTAAAAGcagggaagcttgaacaagtatgtgaaggggagacgtgacaaccgcctgggccaaggagatagaggtcgcgacgagACAAGAGTGgagccgagacgagaagaaagaagaacagacgagagagagaccgccgtAAGAGCGGAGAtgccacagaacctagtggcaccaaggggacctcctatcctcaccatacttggaggaccagggcaagagtccaccgaaaagctaaagcccatgccagtTCGTGAGTGGCGAGAAGCCCAAAGAAGATAGCCAAGATCGAGGCGTGATCTCCTTCTCTGATGAAGAccggaaggactaaacttcccgcatgaagatgccctggtagtggctgtggaggtagccaaccgacctgcaTAGTCTGTGGTAATCGATAGACAGGGCGTCCGGcccgtactctccttggacgcctatcgacaacCGGTTCGGGacaccagctcaaaccagagcccacttatctccatggattctcagtgccaccgcctccatcgaggtaccatagagctactcCGTCACCTTCGGgatacaccctcaacaagtaaccatcatggtaaatttcatggtagtcaagtccgtggtgtccttcaacggcctcttagggcgaccatcaccgacatgcccttagaggagtcatatcaccacttcctgaagatgaagttccccaccgagaacggggtaggcgaagtccgaggagatcgaagagcaagggagtgctacgccaccttcatgaaaagaataatggcaacacccgtggaatggcactgcctagagagcatgatcggTGACGAGAGAGATGAACCGCGAGAGAAGGGGAAagcagtggaagacctcatcccatggccctcGCCCTGtgggatgacccctccaagcgTCGCTCAGGGTCGGCCTACCGCTAAGCGAGGAGCGtaaaagaagggcttggacacctcctccaagcaacatggatgtcttcgcatggtcgaccccCGACATGCCAGAATACCACgctccatagcggaacaccgactacatgtcgaccctaCCAGAAGCCCGTTCAATGTGGCGGCGTACCCTTCGCCTCTACCGACAAGcaagcaatcaaggaggaggtcgagaagttaagccatCAGGGTTCATCgggaaaggagaagttcccaacccgctcgccaacgtggtcatggtaccaaagccaagtgggaagtggaggatgtgtgtcgactacaccgaccgaacaaggcatgcccaaaagatgagtacccaccgCCCGGATCAACctcgatcgacgccaccgccgccACGAGATgccgagtttcatggacgcctaatccggatacaaccagatcctcatgtatgaggatgatgagtcttacaccgcattccaggacggacaaagagaactacgctacaacgtcatgccgttcgggttaaagaatgcagggccACCTACCgtagaatggtcaacaagatgttcgaggagcagatcgggcgcaacatggaggtatacgtggatgacatgctcgtgaaaagtgtccacgccaaccaacacctgaccgacctagaggaagcattcacagatcgagggaggaaccagatgaagctaaacccgcAGTGCGCCTTGTAACGTCGGGGAAAATTcatggggttcatggtctcggtccctgtggaatagaagccaacccatccaagatcaaggccatccaagagatggcacctcctcgaacggtcggGGAAGTGCGAGAGGTTAAATGGAAGGGTTCAGcgcctttccaggttcgtgtcacgatcgggtgataagtgcttaccattctttaaaacattgaagaacctccgaagccctaaggacttcacatggacggaagaagtgccaaaaggcgttctgagaattgaaggagtacctagagagcccaccccaGCAGGCGGCCaggaacctaacgaagagttgcggCTCTACCtcggccgccacccctgtcgcgatCAAAGCACGATGCTGGCCAAGGAAgaggacaaagtccagaggcccatctactacgtgACCATGTCCCGATCGATGCGGAGACCAGgcacactaggatcgagaaggtagcctatgcattggtaatggcaccaggaagctacgaccatacttccaagcccataccatcatagtcctcctGAGACCTACCAAGAAGAAGATCTTGCACAAGCGGACGTCTCGAGAGATTGATAGCatggcggtggagttaagtgagcatgacatcggTTCCAACCCAGACttgccatcaaaggccaagccttgaGGAGACTTCGTCGTTGAATGCACCTTACCGAGAGAGCAGAGctggagaaaaaaagaagagagagaggccaagtggctacGGCCAAGAGGCAGGCCAAAAGACCACGACCAAGGGGCCACGCCAAAGGGCTATGGTCGTCATCAATGGACGTCACCTATAaaaagagagaggccaagtagctacggccaagaggccacggccaaaAGACCACGACCAAGAGGCCCAGACAAAGGGCTATGGTCGTCACctatcaagagaaaaaaaaatataaaatttttgggTGCCATCCTTCAAAGGCcgcccaaaagcaaagaagaaaagagagaagaaagaaaaataaaagggggtctttggccatggccaaggacCACAATCGACAAAACCATGGTAGAAGTTtaaggttcgaggttcgaggtccgaggtcggaagttcgagatggttcgagttctaaggatcgagaatgcaaTCGTTGATGCAATCGTCcgggctagccaatgatgaactcgaAACCTGGCCAATGTGTgcgtggaaatattacatgagctaacatgcggagaagcaagttaatgagattgaggaggggcctagctagatggaccctatactcaactacctacagacgACGTCTTAccgaagacaaggccgaggcaaggaagatcaggatgagagcgcAAGTACACCGCCCTAGATGGGGTATCGTATAAGTtggggcaacaacaccactccggtgcctaggacccaagggggcgagTACGCCCTAgtcgaagtccatgaggggatatgtggaagccatatggggacgagccctagcctacaaaatcctccgcttGGGACTATacggccacgaatgcaagaggaggccatccaatatgccaagaagtgcgagcaatgttagttgttcgccccagcacccatctacccgccaccaagccgacatcaatcctcaaccccataccttttgccacgtggggactagacatcttaggcaacttcctCACCGCAGACCAGGAAACGTAAAGTACCTGGTCGttgcgatcgactacttcaccaagtgggttgaagctaaaccctggcCAAGAtaagagacagagatggagaagttcgtcatGCGACGACGCCATCTAcggttcggggtaccacggatcctcgtctctgcatacaaaggaaaacaattcaacaaccctaaattccaagcattcgtcacgctacaacatcgactatcggccgtGTGCCTGTAGCATACCCACAGCCCAATGGtcggtggaggtcaccaataaCGCCAtcggaaggagtcaagaaaaggctagaaggagccaaaggcaagtgggcaAAAGAGCTACCAAGCGCCCCGTGGGCATACCAACTACAAGACGGAcgccacaggagagagcccattccgcctagcatatggcatcaAGCATTGGTGCGGTGAGAGGTTCTgcgctatgtcccatagggttcgcacttcaatgaacgcacctatgtcgacgCGGATGCGGGctaacctagactttatagatgaggtccgcgaaaagagcactactaaggaacgtcgcctaccaaagAACGCAtcgccaggtactataatgccagtggtcaaggaaaggctattccaccgggggagatttagtactacggagagCAAGTGCATCACACCACAAAAGGCAGGAAGTCACCCAacctgggaaggaccctacatagtctccaagcgaGATAcgccagggacctaccgcttgaagactctgAGGGgccaagaaggtagaccgcaccAGAACTCACTATACTTAAGGAAGTACTATCGCAGTATAAATAACAATGAGTTTGGCACCACCAACAAGAGTAGATGGCATTACGCTTTCaaaaatgaattgaaaaaattcGGGAATACTCGCTTCTTCTACTACTtaatcgaggctttatgcctaaggcgatatgccaacaccgaggcttcatgcctaaggcgatatgccaacattgaggcttcgtgcctaaggcgacatgccaatattgaggctttatgcctaaggcgatatgccaacaccgaggcttcatgcctaagacgatatgccaacatcgaggcttcgtgcctaaggcgatatgccaacaccgaggcttcgtgcctaaggcgatatgccaacatcgaggcttcgtgcctaaggcgatatgacaacattgaggctttatgtctaaggcgatatgccaacaccgaggcttcgtgcctaaggcgatatgccaacaccgaggctttatgcctagggcgatatgccaacacggaggcttcgtgcctaaggcgatatgccaacaccgaggctttcgtgcctaaggcaacatgccaacattgaggctttatgcctaaggcgacatgccaacattgaggcttcatgcctaaggcgacataccaacaccgaggcttcaagcctaaggcaacatgccaacactgaggcttcatgcctaaggcgccataccaccattgaggcttacgcctaaggcgttaactatCAAGGGTCgagagcatcaacgcgcaaataatcaccaagagacaaggcaatcaaagaaaagcaaaaacgatcacatagaaaagtcatagtagttacaactcaagttcaaaaaaaaaaaaaaaaaaggaaaaaggttgagacgtctacagaTCGGGACGACCGTAAGGTCAAGGGATCATagagtggtgggtcacctcaGAGCCAGCCTAAAGACATCATGTCCGCCTCAGGAGGACGCGCAGCAGCACCTCGGGcaggcagcctccacctctaaCACGGAGCGCTCTCCACCACAACTACACCGGAAGCGCCACACCCAGCGCGCTCCGAAgtccggacgcgtatccacCGCATAGATCGACCACCAATCGATGacacatacattcaaataccaacatgccaatcaagtacaaaagacaatacTCTTACCAGGACTCGGCTTCGgagagagacaggaaggcctccgagtccaactcctagacgtggaacggatcgcgacccgaGGCAcggagggagtcaccctcaaaatcactcactcAAGCCcccgattgaccctcttgaggtcgaTAACTTCCCTAACATCCGTAATGGGCacggggaccgtggcaaaaaagaagcgatcccttcaatacttcacgtgactagtgatccccgtgagaagctccacagaggcataggacCCCTTGAGCACGCCATGAGCAAAGTGatagcatccatggttccccttcttcaatggataaaagtgggagaaaagggGAACAGTGTGACGCCCAGtagcgaagaagacatagaaacccaagatcaccctccaagagttgggcaacacccgGGGGTGAGGTGCTAATGCTCTAACACTAACTCGAcgaagcgagggataggaaggcgaaggccctggaggaaaaTGAACTAGAGAGACAGATCTCCCCGcacgatgagagaaggcatactcgctaggcccagagcacgcaacatgacctcggcgggaatatggaactcctcacggagggaaaccaagtcgaaggtgacaagatgctagcaatgGGGCCTAACCTATCGCAGGACCGGCGGCCGAGGATGCCGCCCGGAGGGTGACGATCCTAtggggaccggagacactagaaggtcccactcctccatcgcatcactaggggagggtatagaggaggaGTACCCACtgaagaaggcgatccgggaACGCTCCTTccaagatccaaccccgactggaGCAGGCCAAGGTCACcggaacgacatgaaggacaagagggagcaaactacttactcgagaaagcaatctcctGAAGCTggcaagaaaatgaaaagaatgcCACCCGCGAAATATAAAcaagcagatccatcacatacaagaggaagaacagaagaagagcgagggtccatcacacccacgccacGGCCACCATAGGCGGGGCATCACAAAAAGCGCCACACACCTAGCGCGGCCAGGTGGGGCCACCCCTGCGCGCCACATccgcaggcgcggccacacccgcggCAGCGGCCTCACCGCAGCCCACAtccgcgggcgcggcctcaccgcggccacactgCAGCGCCGCTCACCGCGGCTACACCGCGAGGCGCGCCACCGCGCCACACCTCAGCGCGGCCACACCAACAGCGCGGCTCACCGCGGCTACATCCGCAGTGGCGCGCCTCatcgcggccacacccgcagcaCGGCCTCACCGAGACCGAGGAGAcaccatacaaaaaaaaaaaaaaaaggtggggatCGATTTACCTCGAAAAAAAGGTGACCGCGCGGAAGGGCAA
The sequence above is a segment of the Telopea speciosissima isolate NSW1024214 ecotype Mountain lineage chromosome 7, Tspe_v1, whole genome shotgun sequence genome. Coding sequences within it:
- the LOC122669530 gene encoding TBC1 domain family member 13-like, giving the protein MERVVVKNEPNQLAMVKERVPEWLNNSLWSSNLPANDDRLLRYSAKPSTVPEPSIEPPIPEPPPKPQEVEEEKPPARETRDSARDDERSSPSVSAEDISRQSQLLAELSRKIINLRELRRLSSQGIPDGAGIRPTVWKILLGYLPCDRSLWATELSKKRSQYKHFKEELLVNPSDITRMLDKSAGLESDDSKCERRGLLPRSEIPQGEHPLSLGKTSIWNQFFQDTEIIEQIDRDVKRTHPDMHFFSGDSSFARSNQEALRIILIVFAKLNPGIRYVQGMNEVLAPLFYVFKNDPDEENAVYAEEDTFFCFVELLSGFRDNFCQQLDNSVVGIRSTITKLSKLLKEHDEELWRHLEITTKINPQFYAFRWITLLLTQEFNFADSLHIWDTLLSDPEGPQETLLRVCCAMLILIRRRLVAGDFTSNLKLLQNYPSTNIGHLLYVADKLRARSVE